AAGGACCATTTGTTCCGTTGACAAGCAATGCTACAGAAGAAGGCAAAGCTAGAAATAGAAGAATTGAAATAAAAGTGGTACGAAAATAGATACCAGTGTTAACATAAGCATGTAGTATCCCGAGCTTAGTGAATTGTGATTGAGCAATTAATCTTATATGTTGCAGCAATAGAGACGTAATATTTTGTGTCTAAAAATGAGTCCTCCCGAATTTTAGATAATATTAAAAGAGATCTCCTATTGATGTTTGTTGGGATTCACGAGATAAACCATAGTGCTTTTCCCAATAGGGTGCGATTGTACCCTATTGGGAAAAAAAATACGCAAATCTTAGGTATTTATTGACTATTAATCAAAAAAGGCGAGATTTTCATCTGTAGAGATGCAATACATTGCATCTCTACAGATGAAAATCATATTCAACAATAATCACGCATTCGCTCAATCACAATTCACTAAATTAGGGACTATTAATATTTATGTTAAATTTAAAAATTTATATACACTATTTATCGTAATGCTGTTCTATTGGTTTTCCATTGGCTTTTGGCTATGGCGGTACCAGTACTTGAAGTAGATTTCACCTCTTTTTTGTTATTGACCAAATACCCTGCTAAAGCGGCTGCAATAATCTCTTCGTCGGCATCAGGAAGGCTATCCAATACTTCAGGAGTATAGTAAAGGCTGATAAAACGTGTATCGAAATTACCAGAAAGGAAAGCTTCGTGCTGTAGCACAAATTTACAGAAAGGTAAGGTTGTTTGGATACCCGATATTTTGTATTCGTCAATGGCACGAATCATTTTATCGATAGCCTCTTGGCGATCTTTGCCATAAGTAATAAGTTTGGCAATCATTGGGTCATAATAAATAGGAATAGCCATACCTTGTTCCATTCCATCATCTACTCTCACCCCATTACCTTGTGGCCTTACATAAGTATGCAAAGTACCAACATCGGGTAAGAAGTTATTGCGAGGGTCTTCGGCACAAACACGACACTCTACTGCATGGCCATGAATTTGTAAATCCTCTTGCTTAAACGAAATCGGGTGTCCCTCAGCTATGCGAATCATCTCTTTTACTAAATCTACACCAGTGATAAGTTCAGTAACAGGGTGTTCAACTTGCAAACGGGTATTCATTTCTAGGAAATAAAAGTCCAATTTTTCATCTACAATAAACTCGACCGTACCAGCTCCATAATAGTTACAAGCACGAGCTACGTTTACGGCACATTGCCCCATTGCTTCACGGATTTCGGGTGTTAATACAGCCGAGGGGGCTTCTTCAACTACCTTTTGGTGACGACGTTGTACCGAGCATTCACGCTCGAATAAATGAACGATATTGCCATGTTTGTCGCCCAATACCTGAATTTCGATATGTTTTGGCGAAGTAATGTATTTTTCAACAAATACCGCTCCATTCCCAAAAGATGTAATTGCTTCAGAAACGGCACGGTCCATTTGTTCGTCAAATTCCTCTTCATTCTCAACAACCCTCATACCTTTTCCACCACCACCTGCCGATGCTTTGATTAAAACAGGATAGCCAATTTCTTTTGATTTTTGCTTGGCTACCTCACGGTCGGTAACGGCATCTGGTGTACCTGGCACCATCGGAATATTGTATTTGGCTACCGTGTGTTTCGACGAGAGTTTGTCGCCCATCACCTCGATACTTTCGGGCGAAGGGCCAATAAATAGTAAGCCAGCATCAGTGACTTTTTTACAAAAGGCTGCATTTTCAGACAAAAAACCATAGCCAGGGTGAATAGCATCGACGTTGAGGTCTTTACAAATCTGAATAATTTTGTCGCCTAACAAATAAGATTGATTGGAAGGAGGAGGTCCAACACATACGGCTTCATCGGCAAATTTTACGTGTGGAGCCAGTCTGTCAGCTTCCGAGTAAATAGCTACAGTTTTGATACCCATTTCACGTGCTGTTCTCATAACACGCAAAGCTATTTCGCCACGATTGGCTACTAGGAGTTTATGGATTTTTCTCATTAATTATTGGTTTCTTCGATTTTGTTTTGTGAAAAAATTAAATACTTAATTGATGAGTGCAAAGTTAAAATGTTAAATAATTGATTATCATACTAATAAATACAATTAAATACCTAAACTTGCACGATTACTTAATATATTGATAGAAAATAACTAGCGATTTTTGTTAAAAATAGCTTTCATCGTTTCTGACATAGCAATTAGGTCATGAATTTTGTTTCTAGCCAAACGCATAACATGAATGTCGTTTTGATGACTAACCTCAAGGTCGAAGTACCGCCACAAATAAATCATATCGTTGATATGATTGGGAAAATCTTGTATATAATACATCACAAACTGTTTTTCCTGTGCTTGTGCTGTAAAAATAATCAAATACAAATCTTCGTCTTTGAGAATAGCCTTGAGTTGACTTTTAGAAAACTC
The DNA window shown above is from Flectobacillus major DSM 103 and carries:
- the accC gene encoding acetyl-CoA carboxylase biotin carboxylase subunit is translated as MRKIHKLLVANRGEIALRVMRTAREMGIKTVAIYSEADRLAPHVKFADEAVCVGPPPSNQSYLLGDKIIQICKDLNVDAIHPGYGFLSENAAFCKKVTDAGLLFIGPSPESIEVMGDKLSSKHTVAKYNIPMVPGTPDAVTDREVAKQKSKEIGYPVLIKASAGGGGKGMRVVENEEEFDEQMDRAVSEAITSFGNGAVFVEKYITSPKHIEIQVLGDKHGNIVHLFERECSVQRRHQKVVEEAPSAVLTPEIREAMGQCAVNVARACNYYGAGTVEFIVDEKLDFYFLEMNTRLQVEHPVTELITGVDLVKEMIRIAEGHPISFKQEDLQIHGHAVECRVCAEDPRNNFLPDVGTLHTYVRPQGNGVRVDDGMEQGMAIPIYYDPMIAKLITYGKDRQEAIDKMIRAIDEYKISGIQTTLPFCKFVLQHEAFLSGNFDTRFISLYYTPEVLDSLPDADEEIIAAALAGYLVNNKKEVKSTSSTGTAIAKSQWKTNRTALR